A single window of [Clostridium] hylemonae DSM 15053 DNA harbors:
- a CDS encoding ATP-binding protein yields MKNRSRLEIKKCGVVLLLLAAALTAVLVPCAGARAKEPQSGKVLKVAFAQVPGFTETDKNGNRRGIVVDYLNEIAKYTGWEYEYIDTDGETMVDEFLEGRYDLMGGTYYQEGLEEYFAYPDYNTGYSKSVLLASREDDSIKAYDWKSLSGKTIGVYERAVENIRRLKVFLDSNGIDCTLKTYSAEQLTDGNMYSYLENGEVDMILGNLGSDADVFRVVAEFDSQPHYIVTKPEDKEILDGLNMALGKIVDSNPHFAQERYDANIQDSSTANITLNDEEKKYVEEKKTVSVAVLKEWHPLYCRELKKDLHDGIIPDILEEIKEFSGLTFSYKYVDSYAEGLQMVENGEADLFGAFLGTDEEAAQKEMALTKPYVVLNDIIERNKSVSYPSEGLTGAVLEGRELPAEIEASEVKYYSNTAEALRAVDQGEADFYYGVSAIMEQEIQNHHFTNVVPNTLINDRNDISFAMKRPAPGQLLTIMNKAINSLSSTQKDTIANQNMISSGTGEMTIIEMIYANPLMFVVICGVVFLLIVILILVMARYRIHAVRMQNSLAKAEKENRAKGEFLSRMSHEIRTPMNAIVGLSDLTCMMDDVPETVRVNLSKIRSSSRYLLGLISDILDMSRIEQDMMTIVREPFSIGQVMNELESMMTAEAGRRELEFKLDLRIKSDRLIGDAVRLKQVLMNLISNAFKFTSAGGRIRVDVTETEASAEEAVFCFRVADNGIGISEKDQERIFESFEQVGTNYSKSQGTGLGLAISKNIVELMGGKLELKSEIGKGSEFYFTAAFPTAASEEVHDESPAVDMPKRYLRDMCILLAEDNDLNAEIAEELLEMQGAAVRRARNGRDAVKMFEDSAPGEFHAILMDIQMPVMDGLEACRVIRGMKREDAAVIPVIAMTANTFKEDVDMAAEAGMDGFVTKPVDVEYLYQVLCKAVRRDRPAQPDVL; encoded by the coding sequence ATGAAGAACAGATCAAGACTGGAGATAAAAAAATGTGGAGTGGTGCTGCTTCTCCTTGCTGCAGCGCTTACGGCAGTTCTCGTGCCCTGTGCCGGAGCGCGCGCAAAGGAGCCGCAGAGCGGGAAAGTCCTGAAAGTGGCGTTTGCCCAGGTGCCGGGATTTACCGAGACCGACAAAAATGGCAACAGACGGGGGATCGTGGTAGATTACCTGAATGAGATAGCCAAATACACCGGATGGGAATACGAGTATATAGATACAGACGGTGAAACAATGGTGGACGAGTTCCTGGAGGGCAGGTACGACTTGATGGGGGGAACCTATTATCAGGAAGGTCTTGAAGAGTATTTTGCCTATCCGGACTACAATACGGGCTACAGTAAGTCTGTGCTTCTGGCCAGCCGTGAGGACGACAGCATCAAAGCTTACGACTGGAAGAGTCTGTCGGGAAAGACCATCGGGGTATATGAACGGGCCGTGGAAAATATACGCCGGCTTAAGGTATTTCTGGACAGCAACGGAATCGACTGTACGCTTAAGACATACAGCGCAGAACAGTTAACGGACGGTAATATGTATTCTTATCTGGAAAACGGCGAGGTGGATATGATCCTCGGCAATCTGGGAAGCGATGCAGATGTGTTCCGCGTGGTAGCGGAGTTTGATTCGCAGCCGCACTATATCGTGACGAAACCGGAGGATAAAGAGATACTGGACGGCCTCAACATGGCGCTTGGGAAGATCGTGGATTCTAATCCGCATTTTGCCCAGGAGCGGTATGATGCAAATATCCAGGACAGCAGCACCGCCAATATCACATTAAATGACGAAGAGAAAAAGTATGTAGAGGAGAAGAAGACGGTATCGGTAGCAGTGCTGAAGGAGTGGCATCCTCTGTACTGCCGGGAGCTGAAAAAGGATCTTCACGACGGGATCATTCCGGATATACTTGAGGAGATAAAGGAATTTTCCGGTCTGACATTTTCCTATAAATATGTGGACAGTTATGCTGAGGGGCTCCAAATGGTTGAGAATGGGGAGGCAGATCTTTTCGGCGCCTTCCTCGGGACGGATGAGGAGGCGGCGCAGAAGGAGATGGCGCTCACAAAGCCATATGTTGTTCTGAATGACATCATAGAGAGGAACAAGTCTGTGAGCTACCCGTCCGAGGGGCTGACGGGAGCTGTGCTGGAGGGACGTGAACTGCCGGCGGAGATAGAAGCCTCAGAAGTGAAATATTATTCCAATACAGCAGAAGCGCTCCGCGCCGTGGACCAGGGCGAGGCGGATTTTTATTATGGCGTTTCGGCCATCATGGAGCAGGAGATACAGAACCATCATTTTACGAATGTTGTTCCAAACACACTCATAAATGACAGGAATGATATCAGCTTCGCAATGAAAAGACCTGCCCCGGGACAGCTCTTAACGATAATGAACAAGGCGATAAACAGTCTGAGCAGCACCCAGAAGGATACGATCGCCAATCAGAATATGATATCATCAGGCACGGGCGAGATGACGATCATTGAGATGATATATGCCAATCCGCTTATGTTTGTTGTGATCTGCGGTGTTGTGTTTTTATTGATAGTGATATTGATTCTTGTGATGGCGCGCTACCGGATACATGCGGTGAGGATGCAGAACAGTCTTGCAAAAGCGGAGAAGGAAAACCGTGCCAAGGGAGAGTTCCTGTCCAGGATGAGCCATGAGATCCGCACGCCCATGAATGCCATCGTCGGACTGAGTGATCTCACATGTATGATGGACGATGTGCCGGAGACAGTGAGAGTGAATCTGTCCAAGATCCGCTCGTCTTCACGTTATCTGCTTGGTCTTATAAGCGACATTCTGGATATGAGCAGAATTGAGCAGGACATGATGACGATCGTGCGCGAACCATTTTCCATAGGACAGGTCATGAATGAACTGGAGAGTATGATGACGGCGGAGGCGGGACGCAGGGAGCTGGAATTTAAGCTGGATCTGCGGATAAAAAGCGACAGACTTATCGGGGATGCGGTCCGTCTGAAGCAGGTATTGATGAATCTTATATCTAACGCGTTCAAGTTTACCTCCGCCGGGGGGCGTATCCGGGTGGACGTGACAGAGACGGAAGCGTCTGCAGAAGAAGCGGTGTTCTGCTTCCGTGTGGCGGATAACGGCATTGGTATATCCGAGAAGGACCAGGAGCGTATCTTTGAGTCGTTTGAACAGGTTGGGACGAATTATTCCAAGAGCCAGGGCACTGGTCTTGGGCTTGCAATAAGCAAAAATATCGTGGAACTTATGGGAGGCAAGCTGGAGCTTAAAAGCGAGATCGGGAAAGGAAGCGAATTTTACTTTACCGCAGCATTTCCGACCGCCGCGTCAGAGGAAGTACATGACGAAAGCCCGGCTGTGGATATGCCAAAGCGCTATCTGAGAGACATGTGTATCCTTCTGGCGGAGGACAATGACTTAAATGCGGAGATCGCCGAAGAGCTGCTGGAGATGCAGGGAGCCGCGGTACGGCGTGCGCGAAACGGAAGAGACGCGGTAAAAATGTTTGAAGACAGCGCGCCGGGAGAGTTTCATGCCATACTTATGGATATTCAGATGCCGGTCATGGACGGGCTGGAGGCGTGCCGCGTGATACGCGGGATGAAGCGGGAGGATGCCGCAGTCATACCTGTTATCGCGATGACCGCCAATACTTTCAAGGAAGATGTGGACATGGCTGCGGAGGCAGGCATGGACGGATTTGTCACAAAGCCGGTGGATGTGGAATACCTGTATCAGGTACTCTGCAAGGCAGTCAGAAGAGACCGTCCGGCGCAGCCGGATGTTCTGTAG